The following coding sequences are from one Treponema bryantii window:
- a CDS encoding DNA adenine methylase, translating to MKQSENPEFLQNQLITYIGNKRALLDFIGGGVQEVQARLGKSKLNCLDVFSGSGIVSRYLKQYAESITVNDLEKYSYIINHCYLTNKSEVDFKSLEEMHVNLTEKIERHMHKLEQKCEFKKAGFISELYAPADETQIKKEERCFYTPYNAAYLDVARQMIEKEIPAHWKEFFIAPLLSEASIHANTAGIFKGFYKNSKTGTGQFGGNARNALTRITGKISLPLPVFSDFKCRYRVFCNDANELVNSEELYHCDFTDDGKFDLAYFDPPYNQHPYGSNYFMLNLIADYQRPDAENISRVSGIPRDWNRSDYNKKRRVAEVFVNLVRNVRARFVLISFNSEGFIPKDEMIELLSECGKVSVLEADYNAFRGSRNLSGREIHVKEFLFLVEK from the coding sequence TTGAAACAATCTGAAAACCCGGAGTTCCTCCAGAATCAGCTGATTACCTACATAGGAAATAAACGTGCTCTTTTAGATTTTATTGGCGGTGGTGTACAGGAAGTACAGGCGCGGCTTGGTAAATCAAAACTTAACTGTCTTGATGTATTTTCAGGTAGCGGGATAGTAAGCCGTTATCTCAAGCAGTATGCTGAATCAATCACTGTAAATGATCTTGAAAAGTATTCCTATATAATCAATCATTGTTATCTCACAAATAAATCAGAAGTGGATTTTAAGTCTTTGGAAGAGATGCACGTTAATCTTACAGAAAAAATCGAACGCCACATGCATAAACTTGAACAGAAATGTGAATTCAAAAAGGCTGGTTTTATTTCTGAACTGTATGCACCGGCCGATGAAACACAGATTAAAAAAGAGGAACGCTGTTTTTATACACCTTATAATGCAGCCTATCTTGATGTCGCTCGTCAGATGATTGAAAAGGAAATCCCGGCACACTGGAAGGAATTTTTCATAGCGCCTCTTTTATCCGAAGCTTCCATTCATGCAAATACTGCTGGCATTTTTAAAGGTTTCTATAAAAATTCAAAAACAGGAACAGGGCAGTTTGGTGGGAATGCCCGCAATGCTCTTACAAGAATCACGGGAAAAATCTCATTGCCTCTTCCTGTCTTTTCTGATTTTAAATGCCGCTATCGAGTATTCTGTAATGACGCAAATGAGCTGGTAAATTCTGAAGAGCTTTATCACTGCGATTTTACAGATGACGGCAAATTTGACCTCGCATACTTCGATCCTCCATACAATCAGCATCCTTATGGTTCAAATTATTTTATGCTGAATCTGATTGCTGACTATCAGCGTCCAGATGCAGAAAATATCAGCCGCGTTTCAGGAATCCCTAGAGACTGGAACCGTTCAGATTACAATAAAAAACGTCGTGTTGCCGAAGTCTTCGTAAACCTCGTCCGTAACGTCCGTGCCCGTTTTGTTTTGATTTCCTTTAATTCAGAAGGCTTTATTCCAAAAGATGAGATGATAGAGCTGCTTTCTGAATGCGGTAAGGTAAGTGTACTCGAAGCTGATTACAATGCTTTCCGTGGTTCAAGAAATCTCAGCGGCCGTGAAATCCACGTAAAAGAATTTCTTTTCTTAGTAGAAAAATAA
- a CDS encoding endonuclease/exonuclease/phosphatase family protein, which translates to MKKLLVILVMVCGILSVAVLTGCKSQFVKESSFRRSGSTSERGGGKQSLSLVCWNVQTFFDAVTTGNEYQEFKNSERWTKEKYVKRLNKLCEIMTNLNPDIFVMEEVENTEVVQDIANTLAGGSWEHKKNWQYTCFTKELGSAIGCAVFSRYEISELKTHALDIRTQETSQPSSRPLMQLTVNIGNRELELFVNHWKSKSGGEMETEIWRDWQELVLAERTTDLIKEMQAPLIVMCGDFNRSAEDFVIEAAGGKTTNTVLRGNSETVKVWSPWFNSAGKLSSENGSYYYNGEWERIDNILLLGNLEMTSFSAVRDSPVADEEGIPVSYKVYTGEGYSDHLPLKCVISF; encoded by the coding sequence ATGAAGAAATTGCTTGTTATTTTAGTGATGGTGTGCGGCATTTTGTCTGTAGCCGTACTTACAGGTTGTAAAAGTCAGTTTGTAAAGGAGTCGTCTTTCCGTCGCTCCGGCTCAACATCAGAAAGGGGCGGGGGAAAACAGTCTCTTTCTCTAGTCTGCTGGAATGTCCAGACTTTTTTTGATGCTGTAACTACAGGAAATGAATATCAGGAATTTAAGAATTCTGAACGCTGGACTAAAGAAAAATATGTAAAGCGTTTAAATAAACTTTGTGAAATTATGACAAATCTGAATCCTGATATTTTTGTTATGGAAGAAGTTGAAAATACTGAGGTAGTTCAGGATATAGCAAATACTCTGGCGGGCGGTTCCTGGGAACACAAGAAAAACTGGCAGTATACGTGTTTTACAAAAGAACTTGGAAGTGCAATTGGCTGTGCTGTATTTTCGAGATATGAAATTTCAGAATTAAAAACACATGCTCTTGATATAAGAACTCAGGAAACAAGTCAGCCTTCTTCCCGCCCGCTTATGCAGCTTACAGTAAATATAGGAAATCGAGAGCTCGAACTTTTTGTAAATCACTGGAAGTCAAAATCCGGCGGAGAAATGGAAACTGAAATCTGGCGTGACTGGCAGGAACTGGTTCTGGCAGAAAGAACAACAGATTTGATAAAAGAGATGCAGGCACCTTTGATTGTGATGTGTGGAGATTTTAATAGAAGTGCCGAAGATTTTGTAATTGAAGCTGCTGGTGGTAAAACAACAAATACAGTTTTGAGGGGAAACTCAGAGACTGTAAAAGTCTGGTCTCCATGGTTTAATTCAGCCGGTAAGCTTTCGTCTGAAAACGGCAGTTATTATTATAACGGAGAATGGGAGCGTATAGATAATATTCTTCTGCTTGGGAATCTGGAAATGACTTCGTTTTCAGCAGTTAGAGATTCTCCTGTTGCAGATGAAGAAGGAATCCCTGTTTCTTATAAAGTCTATACCGGAGAAGGTTATTCCGACCATCTGCCTCTTAAGTGTGTAATTTCCTTTTAG
- a CDS encoding Smr/MutS family protein, with protein sequence MDMGDILNQWDSMQKNQIKKQKESGKNQVSHKKANAPTAEEKARAAERDFEKQLKAENSKQINPMELWLRRYGTIDKDKIAEEQEERSKLYDRNYLISMQPEARLDLHGLHQTEAQESLDRFITDCKARGLRKVLIIHGKGIHSSGSDPVLGELVRRFIEHDKRCGASGHPKTKAEGGSGATWVLLK encoded by the coding sequence ATGGACATGGGCGACATTCTGAATCAATGGGATTCAATGCAGAAAAATCAGATAAAAAAACAGAAGGAAAGCGGAAAGAATCAGGTGTCGCACAAAAAGGCAAACGCTCCTACTGCAGAAGAAAAAGCGCGCGCTGCTGAACGAGATTTTGAAAAGCAGCTTAAAGCAGAAAACTCAAAACAGATAAATCCAATGGAGCTGTGGCTTCGCCGATACGGAACAATAGACAAAGACAAGATTGCAGAAGAGCAGGAAGAACGTTCTAAGCTATATGACAGAAATTATCTGATTAGCATGCAGCCTGAAGCTCGTCTTGATTTACACGGCTTACATCAGACAGAAGCGCAGGAAAGTCTGGACCGCTTTATTACTGACTGTAAAGCACGCGGACTTCGTAAGGTGCTCATTATTCACGGAAAAGGAATTCACTCTTCCGGTTCAGATCCTGTTCTTGGTGAACTTGTACGTCGTTTTATCGAGCACGATAAACGCTGTGGTGCTTCGGGTCATCCTAAGACAAAGGCTGAGGGCGGAAGCGGAGCAACCTGGGTTTTACTGAAATAA
- a CDS encoding VWA domain-containing protein, whose protein sequence is MTNFENPAAFFLLLLIPALFILRHFKIFNRISFPAVLADWEGHHFEWKGHPQKFLSVLASIFFTAGFLISVGALAAPVISNQEKVYTSLGTDIVFVLDTSPSMSAKDMDGGQRLDAAKNAIYLLTNKNDGSRYGLVGLGSNAAVLVPPTSDLTFFSERLSQISAGSFGNGSAIGDGLSTAVCHLVSSSAQKKCIVLLTDGENNAGEIHPETAAQLAADNSITIYVVGIGSKGKVPIEYTDPVTKRLYSGYLDSNFNPASLKKISDIAGGRYFEAVTVNELSEILSAVSKTEAVSQTFTYRTVNKLFYQKFISIAIILFVLAWVIRRIILKEMICFRYKKTLFIRSACLALSFVFLLLAHAGLTWGTYLVPVQKSGHSVAMVFDISNSMLAKDCPGDTTRLKAASIYAKKLLSKMEGVPVSVVIAKGDGIAAIPITDDTAMVESLLEVMSPSLMTVPGSSIGKGILKAKETFPANFSSAGKIWVFTDGEETDGQLSSALLECQKAGIPVTLIGFGSETESAVLTGDGKTQVMSALRRDRLEAAIADASNRFRFFNNHENLLYINSLEKGSAVQLLSQLRFGTTENLITSYEVKPVPRYKLFLSLAALFLILSYITVEFNFARFFGAKTSRAQAAAFVSLITIFLSGCSSQTADILNGTVSYHQKKYRHAVSRFMQASENAAAEANRQNQSYALYDLGTAYIMIGEDSAALEQFKAIPDDAPDAVRYSAFYNAGILAWRNSDFDEAKDYFRKALEIDSSKIDAKINFELSVQQSEAKGKQNQSNQIQASQEEASPQNLEKAVFEHIKENDQKQWKNSESKDSSDLAEDF, encoded by the coding sequence ATGACTAACTTTGAAAACCCTGCAGCCTTTTTTCTTCTTCTGCTGATTCCAGCACTTTTTATTTTACGACATTTTAAAATTTTTAACCGTATATCTTTTCCTGCTGTTCTTGCAGATTGGGAAGGTCACCATTTTGAATGGAAAGGTCATCCTCAGAAATTTCTTTCTGTCCTTGCGTCAATTTTCTTTACTGCGGGCTTTTTAATTTCTGTAGGTGCACTTGCAGCGCCTGTAATCTCAAATCAGGAAAAGGTTTATACTTCTCTTGGAACTGATATTGTTTTTGTTCTGGATACAAGCCCTTCTATGTCTGCAAAAGATATGGACGGAGGACAGCGTCTTGATGCAGCAAAGAATGCTATCTATCTGCTTACAAATAAAAACGACGGAAGCCGTTATGGTCTTGTCGGACTTGGAAGTAATGCTGCAGTTCTAGTTCCACCTACTAGTGATCTGACTTTCTTTTCTGAAAGACTTTCTCAGATTTCTGCGGGTTCTTTTGGAAACGGTTCTGCAATTGGTGATGGCTTAAGCACTGCAGTATGCCATCTTGTTTCTTCTTCTGCTCAGAAAAAATGTATTGTTCTTCTTACAGATGGTGAAAATAATGCTGGAGAAATTCATCCGGAAACTGCAGCTCAACTTGCAGCAGATAACAGCATTACAATTTATGTTGTCGGAATTGGTTCAAAAGGAAAGGTTCCAATTGAATACACAGACCCGGTAACTAAACGGCTTTACTCTGGATATCTTGATTCAAACTTCAATCCGGCTTCCTTAAAGAAGATTTCTGATATTGCAGGTGGAAGATATTTTGAAGCAGTAACTGTAAATGAACTTTCAGAAATTCTGAGTGCTGTTTCTAAAACGGAAGCTGTTTCGCAGACTTTTACTTACAGAACTGTCAACAAACTTTTCTATCAGAAGTTTATTTCCATTGCAATAATTCTTTTTGTACTTGCATGGGTTATACGCAGAATCATTCTAAAAGAAATGATCTGTTTCCGATATAAAAAAACTCTATTTATTCGTTCTGCATGTCTAGCACTTTCCTTTGTTTTCCTTCTGCTGGCACATGCAGGTCTTACATGGGGAACTTATCTTGTTCCTGTTCAGAAGAGCGGGCATTCTGTTGCAATGGTTTTTGATATCTCTAACAGTATGCTCGCAAAGGATTGTCCTGGAGATACAACACGTCTTAAGGCAGCCTCAATCTATGCAAAGAAACTTCTTTCTAAAATGGAGGGAGTTCCTGTTTCTGTTGTAATTGCAAAGGGAGACGGCATTGCAGCTATTCCAATTACTGATGATACTGCTATGGTTGAATCACTGCTTGAAGTTATGTCACCTTCTTTAATGACTGTTCCAGGTTCAAGCATTGGTAAAGGAATTTTAAAGGCAAAAGAAACTTTCCCGGCAAACTTTTCTTCTGCCGGAAAAATCTGGGTATTTACAGATGGTGAAGAAACAGACGGCCAGCTTTCTTCTGCTTTGCTCGAATGTCAGAAAGCTGGCATTCCTGTTACTTTAATTGGCTTTGGTTCAGAAACTGAATCTGCAGTTTTAACTGGAGATGGAAAAACTCAGGTTATGAGTGCTCTTCGACGTGACCGGCTTGAAGCTGCTATTGCAGATGCCTCTAACCGTTTCCGATTTTTCAATAATCATGAAAATCTTTTATACATCAATTCTCTGGAAAAAGGTTCTGCAGTTCAGCTGCTTTCTCAACTGCGTTTTGGTACTACTGAAAATCTGATTACTTCTTATGAGGTAAAGCCAGTTCCACGCTATAAGCTTTTCCTTTCGCTGGCAGCTCTTTTTTTGATTTTGAGCTATATAACTGTGGAATTTAATTTTGCAAGATTTTTTGGAGCAAAGACTTCGCGTGCACAGGCAGCAGCTTTTGTTTCTCTGATAACAATTTTCCTTTCCGGCTGTTCTTCTCAGACTGCAGATATTCTTAACGGAACGGTTTCTTATCATCAGAAAAAATACAGACATGCAGTTTCCCGTTTTATGCAGGCTTCTGAAAATGCAGCAGCTGAAGCAAACCGACAGAATCAAAGTTATGCTCTTTATGACCTTGGAACTGCATACATTATGATTGGAGAAGATTCTGCAGCTCTCGAACAATTCAAGGCGATTCCAGATGATGCACCTGATGCGGTGCGCTATTCAGCTTTTTATAATGCGGGTATACTTGCCTGGCGCAATTCTGATTTTGATGAAGCAAAGGATTATTTCAGAAAGGCGCTCGAAATAGACAGTTCTAAGATAGACGCAAAAATCAATTTTGAACTTTCAGTTCAGCAGAGTGAGGCAAAGGGAAAACAGAATCAGAGTAATCAGATTCAGGCTTCTCAGGAAGAAGCTTCACCACAAAATCTTGAAAAAGCAGTATTCGAACATATAAAGGAGAATGATCAGAAACAATGGAAAAACAGCGAATCAAAAGACTCATCAGATCTGGCAGAAGATTTCTAA
- a CDS encoding DUF58 domain-containing protein encodes MPKRYLANNESLIKKALYLRLMAEDIADGMKSGNFRSLYRGQGIEFAGVRDYIRGDDIRTIDWNVTARMGRPYIKVFEEERELQLFLITDSSLSMQLETNSDRRTKYASAAETAALVAIAAEINACPTGAVFFDGAIHFSCEPSLGKETTMQILNHLDRLPATPTPGSVLPNAISAAAKVLRKRTLVFVLSDFRCGGWEKPLISLAQKNDVIAINIHDASDEELPSLGTVVFKDTESSLQMSLPSSSPAFKKEWRSFNEMNQNRWQDFCIKHGIMPVVLDTKTEPVQVLNQIFARKAKVR; translated from the coding sequence ATGCCAAAACGTTACCTTGCAAATAATGAATCTCTCATAAAAAAAGCACTCTACCTGCGGCTGATGGCAGAAGATATTGCCGACGGTATGAAGAGCGGTAATTTCCGTTCTCTTTACCGAGGCCAGGGAATTGAGTTTGCAGGCGTCCGTGATTATATACGCGGAGACGACATCCGCACTATAGACTGGAACGTTACTGCACGCATGGGGCGGCCGTACATAAAAGTATTCGAAGAGGAACGCGAACTTCAACTTTTCCTTATTACAGATTCGTCGCTTTCCATGCAGCTTGAAACAAACTCTGACCGCCGCACTAAATACGCCTCTGCAGCCGAAACCGCTGCCCTCGTTGCAATTGCCGCTGAAATAAATGCCTGCCCGACAGGTGCAGTATTCTTCGACGGGGCAATTCATTTCTCGTGCGAGCCTTCACTCGGTAAAGAAACTACAATGCAGATTCTGAACCACCTTGATCGACTGCCGGCTACTCCAACGCCCGGCTCAGTGCTCCCGAATGCAATTTCTGCAGCGGCTAAAGTACTCCGCAAACGAACCCTCGTATTCGTCCTTTCGGACTTCCGCTGCGGCGGCTGGGAAAAGCCTTTAATTTCTCTTGCTCAGAAAAACGATGTAATTGCTATAAATATTCACGACGCAAGCGACGAAGAACTGCCTTCTCTCGGTACTGTTGTTTTTAAAGATACAGAAAGCAGTCTTCAGATGTCGCTTCCTTCTTCTTCACCGGCCTTTAAAAAGGAATGGCGAAGTTTCAACGAAATGAATCAGAACCGCTGGCAGGATTTCTGCATTAAGCACGGAATTATGCCTGTGGTACTCGATACAAAAACAGAACCTGTTCAGGTGCTGAATCAGATTTTTGCACGTAAGGCAAAAGTAAGGTAA
- a CDS encoding MoxR family ATPase → MNKEIVKILENCRTEAAKRLVGQENLIDDIMTAFIAGGHVLLEGVPGLAKTLAIKTTAEILGLDFKRIQFTPDLLPADVTGTLIYEQNKGTFSVRKGPVFANVILADEINRAPAKVQSAMLEAMEERQITIGEETYKLPEPFFVLATQNPVEQEGTYNLPEAELDRFLMKLVITYPAADNEIKIVQTCGQAPYVPVKQIVKADDIKALREAAASVTCDEKLVEYIVSILTVTRPENSKKQQAGRTLVNTANSNDITRYIHFGASPRAGIAMLQCAKVKALFAGRDFVLPEDIKAVALNVLRHRLVLSYEAAADNVTADDIITRILDFIPVP, encoded by the coding sequence ATGAATAAAGAAATCGTAAAAATTCTTGAGAACTGCCGTACAGAAGCTGCTAAAAGGCTTGTTGGGCAGGAAAATCTGATTGATGATATTATGACTGCTTTTATTGCAGGTGGACATGTTCTGCTTGAAGGTGTACCAGGACTTGCAAAGACTCTTGCTATAAAAACTACTGCGGAGATTCTGGGGCTGGATTTTAAGCGAATTCAGTTTACTCCGGATTTGCTGCCGGCAGATGTTACCGGTACTCTTATTTATGAACAGAACAAGGGTACTTTCAGTGTACGAAAGGGACCGGTTTTTGCAAATGTGATTCTTGCGGATGAAATTAACCGTGCACCTGCTAAGGTTCAGTCGGCTATGCTTGAGGCTATGGAAGAGCGCCAGATTACTATTGGCGAAGAAACTTACAAGCTGCCGGAGCCGTTCTTTGTACTTGCTACTCAGAACCCGGTTGAACAGGAAGGAACTTACAATCTGCCTGAGGCTGAGCTGGACCGCTTTTTGATGAAGCTGGTTATCACTTACCCTGCTGCTGACAATGAAATTAAAATTGTTCAGACTTGTGGTCAGGCTCCGTATGTACCTGTAAAGCAGATTGTTAAAGCTGATGATATTAAGGCTCTGCGTGAGGCGGCTGCTTCTGTTACCTGTGATGAAAAGCTTGTTGAATACATTGTTTCTATTCTTACTGTTACTCGTCCTGAGAACTCTAAGAAACAGCAGGCTGGCCGTACTCTTGTAAATACAGCAAACTCTAACGATATTACCCGCTACATTCATTTTGGCGCTTCGCCTCGTGCGGGTATTGCTATGCTTCAGTGTGCTAAGGTTAAGGCTCTTTTTGCTGGTCGTGATTTTGTTCTTCCAGAAGATATTAAGGCCGTGGCTCTTAATGTTCTGCGTCATCGTCTTGTACTTTCTTACGAAGCTGCAGCTGACAATGTTACTGCGGATGACATTATCACAAGGATTCTTGATTTTATTCCGGTTCCGTAA